From one Terriglobia bacterium genomic stretch:
- a CDS encoding helix-turn-helix transcriptional regulator, with the protein MGNKTAQLTPATEDALKALGENIRLARLRRKISTTMMAERAGMTRNTLRAVERGESGVTIGAYASVLFCLGLENDLLLIGKEDPLGRKLQDAGITYGRKRISKPNEDE; encoded by the coding sequence ATGGGTAACAAAACCGCGCAACTCACACCCGCAACCGAGGATGCACTTAAGGCGCTGGGCGAAAATATCCGTTTGGCGAGGCTGCGCCGGAAGATTTCAACGACGATGATGGCGGAGCGCGCGGGCATGACACGAAACACTTTACGCGCGGTAGAGCGGGGGGAAAGCGGTGTTACCATCGGCGCCTACGCGAGCGTGCTTTTTTGCCTCGGGCTTGAAAACGATCTTCTCCTGATCGGAAAGGAAGACCCGCTCGGACGCAAGCTTCAGGATGCCGGCATCACCTACGGCCGAAAGCGTATTTCCAAACCCAACGAGGATGAGTAA
- a CDS encoding phospholipase D-like domain-containing protein codes for MVVDNSRVFISSANFTEAAQQRNIEVGLVIRSKALAAQLMQHFSSMVAEGTLRTVFDSAIRERA; via the coding sequence ATCGTCGTGGACAATTCCCGGGTCTTCATCAGCTCCGCCAATTTCACCGAAGCGGCTCAACAGCGGAATATCGAAGTTGGTCTTGTGATCCGTTCAAAGGCGCTCGCGGCCCAGTTAATGCAACATTTCTCATCAATGGTCGCCGAAGGTACCCTGAGGACCGTTTTTGATTCAGCCATTCGTGAAAGAGCATGA